Sequence from the Gloeocapsopsis dulcis genome:
TGTTCAAAAATAATCGACCATTTGGACTCATCGATTGTAATATCGAGAAACTCAGCGATTTGTTGAATTTGAGTTGCCATGTCTCGTTTCAACTCAGCATAGTGAATCAACATGACATTTGGCAGATGGCGGATGTCCCACCAGGATTTAACATTTTCCCACATCGACCACAAAGGGTAGCCGTCTTGCTCAAGCCAATCTCGAAAATATTCTAGGATTGATTCGGGTGGACGTTCAATAGGTGGACCTACTCTGCTAGGAGTATTATTGAGTGCCTCGTACCATGCTTCATTAGCTTTTGCATGGTGGTTGTATAGGCTCCAAACGACATCGCGACCGTCACGGGCAATGTAAAGATATTTAGCTTTAGGTGAAAAGACGAGAGCGTCTACTGGTAAGTGAGTTTTAATAAATCGGCGATGCGTTTGAGCTTCTACGATAGGAAGTTTAATATCTTTAGGTGGTACGCGAAGATCTAACCAAGGGGACATCTCGGCTATATCAAGGTCTTCTTTGCCATTCCAAATTAGCTGTGCAACGATTTGCTGCAACCAGGTCGTTCCAGATTTTCCGTAGCTTGCAATGATAATGTCATCGTCTCGGAATTGGAAGTCGTTCCAGATTGTGGAATCAAAATGATGGTTGTGTAGCTCACGTACTTTTCTTGGACATTCGTTTATAGTCTGGCTCATAGTTTATGCCCTTTTTATTTGTTTATGAAATATAGAAGTGATCTAACTATTTATTAGATTGACTTGTTCCATATAGCACTCGCATTAAGAACTACCTTGCGATTCAGCAAGATATCTCTCTTTTAAAGGTGAATACATAGACAGTTTCCATATATTTTCCAGCAAACTACTAACGTATTCATACACAGTGCAACCCAGCATTTCGCAGTTTAGCTACAAAGCTTTACGATTTATAGAGATAAGGAGCAATCTCTGTAAACAAGCCAGTCAACTCTGTACCTATAAACTATGAAAACGACGTTCAGTTCAACAAGTTCCTTCCTTT
This genomic interval carries:
- a CDS encoding sulfotransferase domain-containing protein, giving the protein MSQTINECPRKVRELHNHHFDSTIWNDFQFRDDDIIIASYGKSGTTWLQQIVAQLIWNGKEDLDIAEMSPWLDLRVPPKDIKLPIVEAQTHRRFIKTHLPVDALVFSPKAKYLYIARDGRDVVWSLYNHHAKANEAWYEALNNTPSRVGPPIERPPESILEYFRDWLEQDGYPLWSMWENVKSWWDIRHLPNVMLIHYAELKRDMATQIQQIAEFLDITIDESKWSIIFEHCSFNYMKQHASKMVPLEGVFWEGGAQTFIYKGTNGRWKDILTEEDIAKYEETSLRNLGQECAHWLATGEVIRP